A stretch of the Chitiniphilus purpureus genome encodes the following:
- a CDS encoding penicillin-binding protein activator: MHALGLLARRGRRLMALALYGALVLAASGCASPPPAPRETPLVLQPRPTAVPTPLPSPVVELRPLADEPVRSGQPVTPVAAPPGPAFIGLLLPTQSKTWRAAAEAVRAGALAAERALAVPGAPPLQTIDTSDNEQDILGAFQRAQAQGAVAVIGPLTKGAVSYLGDSAQFDFPVIALNNFSEETLRRPNLYSFNLSLEYEARQAVRFVADQGANRPVVVVAGGVLARRMAQGFSEGWREERNGQPLLVQVEGNDFAQVRERVAAAGGDAVFLAADSRMARRIRPFLGNELPVFSSSQIDPGNLGPAALVDLAGIRFLDMPWLANPGDPTYDFYRRTRSRSNDIERLFAMGVDAYRLALALLEKQPAQVYIADGLTGRLSIAADGTVLRELVPRSLTASHTDLPEAPPPVEPLPAL, encoded by the coding sequence ATGCACGCTCTCGGTCTCCTGGCACGGCGCGGTCGGCGCCTGATGGCGTTGGCACTATACGGCGCGCTGGTATTGGCGGCCAGCGGTTGTGCGTCGCCCCCGCCCGCACCGCGCGAGACGCCACTGGTGCTGCAACCCCGGCCCACCGCCGTACCCACGCCGCTTCCCAGCCCGGTGGTCGAGCTGCGTCCGCTCGCGGATGAGCCGGTGCGTTCAGGTCAGCCTGTCACCCCGGTCGCGGCCCCGCCCGGTCCGGCGTTCATCGGGCTGTTGCTGCCCACCCAATCGAAAACCTGGCGCGCCGCCGCGGAAGCCGTGCGTGCCGGCGCGCTGGCGGCCGAGCGTGCCCTGGCGGTGCCCGGCGCGCCGCCGTTGCAGACCATCGACACCTCGGACAACGAGCAGGACATCCTGGGCGCGTTCCAGCGCGCCCAGGCGCAAGGGGCGGTGGCGGTGATCGGGCCGTTGACCAAGGGAGCGGTCTCGTACCTGGGCGACAGTGCACAGTTCGATTTTCCGGTCATCGCGCTCAACAATTTCTCCGAGGAGACGCTGCGCCGGCCCAATCTGTACAGCTTCAACCTCTCGCTCGAATACGAGGCACGCCAGGCAGTGCGATTCGTGGCCGACCAGGGGGCGAACCGCCCGGTGGTGGTGGTGGCGGGCGGTGTGCTGGCCAGGCGCATGGCACAGGGCTTCAGCGAGGGCTGGCGTGAGGAGCGCAATGGCCAGCCGTTGCTGGTGCAGGTGGAGGGCAACGATTTCGCCCAGGTGCGCGAGCGCGTTGCCGCCGCCGGGGGCGATGCAGTGTTCCTTGCTGCCGACAGCCGCATGGCGCGGCGGATCAGGCCGTTTCTGGGCAATGAACTGCCGGTGTTCTCGTCCAGCCAGATCGATCCGGGCAACCTTGGCCCGGCCGCGCTGGTCGATCTGGCCGGGATACGCTTTCTCGATATGCCGTGGCTGGCCAACCCCGGCGACCCCACCTACGATTTCTACCGCCGCACCCGCAGCAGGTCCAACGACATCGAGCGCCTGTTCGCGATGGGTGTCGATGCCTACCGGTTGGCGCTGGCCCTGCTGGAAAAGCAACCGGCGCAGGTGTACATCGCGGACGGCCTGACCGGCAGGCTGTCGATCGCGGCCGATGGGACAGTGCTGCGCGAACTGGTGCCGCGCAGCCTGACGGCCAGCCACACGGACCTGCCCGAGGCCCCGCCGCCGGTGGAGCCGTTGCCGGCGCTATGA
- the rsmI gene encoding 16S rRNA (cytidine(1402)-2'-O)-methyltransferase, which yields MVATPIGNLRDLSSRARDVLAQVDLIAAEDTRVTGQLLKHLGIGTPMLSLREHNERAMAEKLVARLAEGAAIAQVSDAGTPAISDPGAHLVAAVHAAGLPVVPIPGASALTTGLCAAGFTCPHTLFYGFLPPKRAQRQAALAPLAELPYVLVCYEAPHRIVETLDDLVALFGGDRPAVLARELTKTFETIRRAPLAELALFVRADTNQQRGEFVLLLDAAPPRPAATAADAHDTVLAPLVAELPLKQAVALAQSITGAPRNALYARALQLKETD from the coding sequence GTGGTGGCCACACCCATCGGGAATCTGAGGGATCTGTCGTCGCGCGCGCGTGACGTCCTGGCGCAGGTGGACCTGATCGCGGCCGAGGATACACGGGTGACCGGGCAGCTGCTCAAGCACTTGGGCATCGGTACGCCCATGCTCAGCCTGCGCGAACACAACGAGCGCGCGATGGCCGAGAAACTGGTGGCCCGGCTGGCCGAGGGCGCCGCGATCGCCCAGGTCTCCGATGCCGGCACCCCGGCAATCTCCGACCCGGGGGCGCATCTGGTCGCCGCGGTGCACGCCGCCGGCCTGCCGGTGGTGCCGATCCCCGGTGCCAGCGCGCTGACCACCGGGCTCTGCGCCGCGGGCTTCACCTGCCCGCACACCCTGTTCTACGGCTTTCTGCCGCCCAAGCGCGCCCAGCGCCAGGCCGCCCTCGCCCCGCTGGCCGAGCTGCCCTACGTGCTGGTGTGCTACGAGGCGCCGCACCGTATCGTGGAAACGCTGGACGATCTGGTGGCGCTGTTCGGCGGCGACCGGCCCGCGGTGCTGGCCCGCGAACTGACCAAGACCTTCGAAACCATACGCCGCGCCCCGCTCGCCGAACTGGCCTTGTTCGTGCGCGCCGATACCAACCAGCAGCGCGGCGAATTCGTACTGCTGCTCGACGCCGCCCCACCGCGCCCGGCGGCCACAGCCGCCGACGCGCATGACACCGTGCTCGCCCCCCTGGTGGCCGAACTGCCGCTCAAACAGGCAGTCGCCCTTGCCCAATCGATCACCGGCGCCCCGCGCAATGCGCTGTACGCCCGGGCACTGCAGTTGAAGGAAACGGACTGA